A single genomic interval of Mycolicibacterium sp. MU0053 harbors:
- a CDS encoding type I polyketide synthase: MTARPSPEPLAIVGIGCRFPGGAGSAAQFWRLLCDEVDATCDVPETRWHAARYHDPNPTKLGKIVTRRGGFLDEIDQFDPQFFGISPREAHSLDPQQRLLLQVTWEALEDGGIPPDGLAGSEIGVFVGGFTLDYQLLQNQGRTSRYRFKPHSATGMMMTMLANRLSHAFDFRGPSMTVDTACSSSLVALHLAAQSIWNGECDLALAGGVNIMIGPNTAIAESTSGFLSPEGRSKAFDDSADGYARGEGGAVVVLKPLQQALRDGDEIYAQVLGTAVSQDGRTDGITVPREEAQEAAIRAALGRADVHPDEVGYVEAHGTGTPVGDPIEMRALANALTAERPATQPLVIGSVKTNIGHLEAGAGVAGLIKAALVLKHGFIPANLHLRTPTRHVSLPDLKLEVPAAGRPFPDCVRRVAGVNSFGFGGTNAHVVLAEPPAPAAAVAPDAHGGGPHTVLPISARSEEALAATAGRLAEHLATPGDITLADLAYTLGRRRAHLGYRQTFTVESIAEARDQLQAISAGGQLSVERAASAPKLAFVCTGMGPQWWRMCRGLLDVYPVFTASIQRCDRELSRYADWSLLDELRADENRSRMAETEIAQPANFAVQVALAEQLAHFGITPDVVVGHSAGEVAAHHLSGLLTFEQAVAVIYHRSRLQQRTSGQGRMLAVGLDAETLMQSLDAPTLAEFGHRVSVAAINSPTAVTVAGDHRVLDSIARQLDEAAVFHRYLAVAVPYHTHYMDAVKNELLVALDGLSSKAATLPIYSTVTGELLDRYDDGAAYWWQNTRATVLFEPALRRMLDDGCTHFVELGPHPVLAAAIAETAGTQKVSVTATQRRDQDDSRVLLNCVGALHCQGRDVAWENLNPGDGARLLKLPSYPWQTKRFWNETYEAEEALYYKPVHPLLGQPVRAVHPTWEVELSATTHPFLAEHRIQGSVVVPGAVYVEMASAAGRQTYGAEHSVDNLVLRRAVILDDTCDPVLRTTLNQDDGTLEFAAFTATADGELKWTITATAELNTRPAAPPGHGALPAAGPATAVDAEEFYRRTEALGFDYGRAFRSVSSVTAGHDWAAAEIVVPPTIAGELADYRFHPALIDGAFQTLFGAPFSGQEDSDGPFLPTRIRHCALYGPADERMTVQVRVQLATREAVECDITITDREGTLTAVFDGFTVQSVSASSRMSHDHIDKGLYDIQWVEKPDVATTSAPDDEASEPASWLILADESGVGARLAEQIRGRGHRVHTVAHSSAGAHTVIDWGALITAHLDGAGAGIIDCWPLDMSADSHDVDELGAFTILRLVKALAEHRSAKPRLFVVTANAQPAPGAELTGVDQAALWGLGRVIGHQEFAEHWGGLIDIDAADSHAFSAARICDYVCGGDPEDQIAIRGAMTFVPRLRPCRDLTKPFPAKLAPDATYLVTGGAGALGRVVATFLAERGARHITLVGRTALPPREQWATLAEDDPHFDTITAIRAIERHGAHISSASIDVTDADQMRTWLTDHIRGGGRPVRGIIHAAGVVNDQLLVNMAEADYATVVAPKIAGARVLHDTFNQHALDFFVLFGSAGSTIAAPGQGNYAAANAFLDAFAQHRQAQGLPALTIGWGPWSVGMVEELKLEKIYAQRGIELITPAVGARILERVINQQVPAVVAITADWNRARHAGLGGRLPMMFSELETTRGAGDPTDSGTSILDVLAATPEADRPSMVAEHVQRVVAAVFECAPSDIEPEAMLDEIGLDSMMAMDFRVRINTMFSIDLPVLEILRGVSVNSLSARIVAELHSIHGTATAADATPVAVTEDPVEVLMKDLSEAELRELLAQLEAEATEPELGGSQS, translated from the coding sequence ATGACCGCGCGCCCCAGCCCGGAACCATTGGCGATCGTCGGAATCGGCTGCCGATTCCCCGGCGGCGCGGGCTCCGCAGCGCAGTTCTGGCGTCTGCTGTGCGACGAGGTCGATGCGACGTGCGATGTGCCGGAGACCCGGTGGCATGCCGCGCGCTACCACGATCCCAACCCGACGAAGCTCGGCAAGATCGTCACCCGCCGGGGCGGGTTCCTCGACGAGATCGACCAATTCGATCCGCAGTTCTTCGGGATATCGCCGCGCGAGGCGCATTCCCTGGATCCGCAGCAACGACTGTTACTGCAGGTCACCTGGGAGGCGCTGGAAGACGGTGGGATCCCCCCGGACGGCTTGGCGGGCAGCGAGATCGGCGTGTTCGTCGGCGGTTTCACCCTGGACTATCAACTCCTGCAGAACCAGGGCCGCACCAGCCGCTACCGGTTCAAGCCGCATTCGGCGACCGGCATGATGATGACGATGCTGGCGAACCGCCTCTCGCACGCCTTCGACTTCCGCGGCCCCAGCATGACGGTCGACACCGCGTGCTCCAGTTCGCTCGTCGCGCTGCATCTGGCGGCGCAGAGCATCTGGAACGGCGAATGCGACCTGGCATTGGCTGGCGGCGTCAACATCATGATCGGACCCAACACCGCCATCGCGGAATCGACCAGCGGATTCCTCAGCCCGGAGGGGCGTTCCAAGGCGTTCGACGATTCCGCTGACGGCTACGCGCGTGGCGAGGGCGGTGCTGTTGTCGTCCTCAAACCGCTGCAGCAGGCGCTGCGCGACGGCGACGAGATCTACGCTCAGGTCCTTGGCACGGCGGTGTCCCAGGACGGCCGCACCGACGGCATCACCGTGCCCCGCGAAGAGGCTCAGGAAGCCGCGATCCGGGCCGCGCTCGGCAGAGCCGATGTCCACCCCGACGAGGTGGGCTACGTCGAGGCGCACGGCACCGGCACACCGGTCGGCGACCCGATCGAGATGCGCGCCCTGGCGAACGCGTTGACCGCCGAGCGGCCGGCGACGCAGCCGCTGGTGATCGGATCGGTCAAGACCAACATCGGCCACCTCGAGGCCGGCGCCGGGGTCGCCGGACTGATCAAGGCGGCCCTGGTGCTCAAGCACGGCTTCATCCCGGCCAACCTCCACCTGCGCACCCCCACCAGGCACGTCTCGCTGCCGGACCTCAAGCTCGAGGTTCCCGCTGCGGGCCGACCTTTCCCCGACTGCGTCCGCCGCGTGGCCGGCGTCAACTCGTTCGGGTTCGGCGGCACCAATGCCCACGTGGTGCTCGCCGAACCGCCCGCACCGGCGGCCGCAGTCGCTCCCGACGCCCACGGGGGCGGTCCGCACACCGTGCTGCCGATCTCGGCGCGCAGCGAAGAGGCCCTGGCCGCGACGGCGGGTCGGCTGGCCGAACACCTGGCGACGCCCGGGGATATCACCCTGGCGGACCTGGCCTACACACTCGGGCGGCGCCGCGCCCACCTGGGCTACCGCCAGACCTTCACCGTCGAGAGCATCGCCGAGGCGCGCGACCAGCTCCAGGCCATCTCGGCCGGTGGACAACTCTCGGTGGAGCGCGCCGCCTCCGCACCCAAGCTGGCATTCGTCTGCACCGGGATGGGACCGCAGTGGTGGCGGATGTGCCGCGGACTCCTCGACGTCTACCCCGTTTTCACTGCGAGCATCCAGCGCTGCGACCGCGAGCTGTCCCGCTACGCCGACTGGTCCCTGCTCGATGAGCTGCGCGCCGACGAAAACCGTTCCCGGATGGCGGAAACCGAGATCGCGCAGCCCGCCAACTTCGCGGTGCAGGTCGCGTTGGCGGAGCAACTGGCGCACTTCGGCATCACCCCGGACGTGGTCGTCGGCCACAGCGCCGGCGAGGTGGCCGCGCACCACCTCTCGGGTCTGTTGACCTTCGAACAGGCCGTTGCGGTGATCTATCACCGCAGTCGCCTGCAGCAGCGCACCAGCGGGCAGGGCCGGATGCTCGCGGTCGGGCTCGACGCCGAGACACTCATGCAGTCGCTCGACGCGCCGACATTGGCGGAGTTCGGGCACCGGGTGTCGGTGGCCGCCATCAACAGCCCCACGGCGGTCACCGTCGCCGGCGACCACCGCGTCCTCGACAGCATCGCGCGTCAACTCGACGAGGCGGCGGTGTTCCACCGTTATCTGGCGGTCGCGGTGCCGTATCACACCCACTACATGGACGCGGTGAAGAACGAACTGCTCGTCGCCCTCGACGGCCTGTCCTCGAAGGCTGCGACGCTGCCGATCTACTCGACGGTCACCGGGGAGCTGTTGGATCGCTACGACGACGGCGCCGCCTACTGGTGGCAAAACACCCGCGCCACCGTGTTGTTCGAACCGGCGCTGCGCCGGATGCTCGACGACGGGTGCACCCACTTCGTCGAGCTGGGACCACATCCGGTGCTGGCCGCGGCCATCGCCGAAACCGCAGGAACACAGAAGGTTTCGGTGACCGCGACGCAGCGACGCGACCAGGACGACAGCCGGGTGCTGCTCAACTGCGTGGGCGCCCTGCACTGCCAGGGCCGCGACGTCGCGTGGGAGAACCTGAACCCCGGCGACGGTGCGCGCCTGCTCAAGCTGCCGTCCTACCCGTGGCAGACCAAGCGGTTCTGGAACGAGACCTATGAAGCCGAGGAGGCGCTGTACTACAAGCCGGTGCACCCCCTGCTGGGGCAGCCGGTGCGTGCGGTGCATCCGACCTGGGAGGTCGAACTCAGCGCGACCACCCACCCGTTCCTCGCCGAACATCGGATCCAGGGCAGCGTGGTCGTGCCCGGGGCGGTGTACGTCGAGATGGCATCGGCCGCCGGCAGGCAGACATACGGCGCCGAGCACAGCGTCGACAACCTGGTGTTGCGCCGCGCGGTCATTCTCGATGACACCTGCGACCCGGTGTTGCGGACCACCCTCAACCAGGACGACGGCACCCTCGAATTCGCGGCGTTCACGGCGACCGCCGACGGCGAGCTGAAGTGGACGATCACCGCGACCGCAGAACTCAACACCCGTCCGGCGGCACCGCCCGGTCATGGCGCGTTACCCGCCGCAGGGCCGGCCACGGCCGTCGACGCCGAGGAGTTCTACCGTCGCACCGAGGCTCTCGGATTCGATTACGGCCGCGCCTTTCGATCGGTGTCGAGCGTCACCGCCGGCCACGACTGGGCAGCCGCCGAAATCGTCGTCCCGCCAACGATCGCCGGTGAACTCGCCGACTACCGCTTCCATCCCGCGCTCATCGACGGCGCCTTCCAAACGCTGTTCGGCGCACCATTTTCCGGGCAAGAGGACAGCGACGGGCCGTTCCTGCCGACGCGTATCCGGCACTGCGCCCTCTACGGCCCTGCGGACGAACGCATGACGGTGCAGGTCAGGGTGCAATTGGCGACGAGAGAGGCCGTCGAGTGTGACATCACGATCACCGACCGTGAGGGCACCCTGACCGCGGTTTTCGACGGCTTCACGGTGCAATCGGTGAGTGCATCGTCGCGGATGTCGCATGATCACATCGACAAGGGCCTGTACGACATCCAGTGGGTCGAAAAGCCTGACGTGGCAACCACCAGTGCTCCTGATGACGAGGCATCGGAGCCGGCATCGTGGCTGATCCTCGCCGACGAATCGGGTGTCGGCGCTCGACTCGCGGAGCAGATCCGCGGTCGTGGTCACCGTGTGCACACCGTCGCGCACTCCTCCGCCGGTGCGCACACCGTCATCGACTGGGGCGCGTTGATCACCGCGCACCTCGACGGGGCGGGTGCCGGCATCATCGATTGCTGGCCTTTGGACATGTCGGCGGACTCGCACGATGTCGACGAGTTGGGCGCGTTCACCATCCTGCGTCTGGTCAAGGCACTCGCGGAGCACCGCAGCGCCAAGCCCCGTCTCTTCGTGGTCACCGCCAACGCACAGCCGGCCCCCGGCGCCGAACTGACCGGCGTTGACCAGGCCGCGCTCTGGGGTCTCGGGCGCGTCATCGGCCACCAGGAGTTCGCCGAGCACTGGGGCGGTCTCATCGATATCGACGCCGCGGATTCGCACGCGTTCTCGGCCGCGCGGATCTGCGACTACGTGTGCGGCGGCGACCCTGAAGACCAGATCGCGATCCGTGGCGCCATGACCTTCGTCCCGCGCCTGCGGCCCTGCCGCGACCTGACAAAGCCCTTCCCCGCCAAACTCGCCCCCGATGCGACCTACCTGGTCACCGGCGGAGCGGGGGCACTCGGCCGCGTCGTGGCCACGTTCCTCGCCGAACGCGGCGCACGACACATCACGCTCGTGGGCCGCACGGCTCTCCCGCCGAGGGAGCAGTGGGCGACACTGGCCGAAGACGACCCGCACTTCGACACCATCACCGCGATCCGCGCGATCGAGCGGCATGGCGCCCACATCAGCAGCGCCAGTATCGATGTCACCGATGCCGACCAGATGAGGACGTGGCTCACGGACCACATCCGCGGCGGCGGCCGCCCGGTCCGCGGGATCATCCACGCCGCCGGGGTGGTGAATGACCAGCTCCTGGTCAACATGGCGGAAGCCGACTACGCGACCGTGGTGGCCCCGAAGATCGCCGGCGCCCGCGTGCTGCACGACACGTTCAACCAGCACGCCCTCGACTTCTTCGTTCTGTTCGGCTCGGCGGGATCCACCATTGCGGCTCCGGGACAAGGGAATTACGCGGCCGCCAACGCGTTCCTCGATGCCTTCGCGCAGCACCGACAGGCACAGGGGCTGCCCGCACTCACCATCGGCTGGGGACCGTGGTCGGTGGGAATGGTCGAAGAACTCAAGCTGGAGAAGATCTATGCGCAGCGGGGCATCGAGCTCATCACCCCGGCGGTGGGCGCGCGGATCCTCGAGCGCGTCATCAACCAGCAGGTGCCCGCCGTGGTGGCGATCACCGCCGACTGGAACCGAGCCCGGCATGCCGGGCTCGGCGGCCGGTTGCCGATGATGTTCTCGGAGCTCGAAACTACCCGGGGAGCAGGCGATCCCACCGATTCGGGGACGTCGATCCTCGACGTGCTGGCCGCGACCCCCGAGGCCGACCGGCCGAGCATGGTCGCCGAGCACGTACAACGCGTCGTCGCCGCGGTCTTCGAGTGCGCGCCCAGCGACATCGAACCCGAGGCCATGCTGGATGAGATCGGCCTGGATTCCATGATGGCCATGGACTTCCGGGTGCGGATCAACACGATGTTCTCGATCGACCTGCCCGTGCTCGAGATCCTGCGCGGGGTCAGCGTGAACTCGTTGTCCGCCCGCATCGTGGCCGAACTCCACTCGATCCACGGCACGGCGACCGCGGCGGACGCAACGCCCGTAGCCGTCACCGAGGATCCCGTCGAAGTGCTGATGAAGGACCTGTCCGAAGCCGAATTGCGGGAACTGCTGGCCCAGCTGGAGGCGGAGGCAACCGAGCCGGAGCTGGGCGGGTCGCAGTCGTGA
- a CDS encoding NAD(P)/FAD-dependent oxidoreductase, with protein MNVPDQVAKLDATARAALVRRIRSQLVESPAPAVDHDVIIVGGGIAALTLALEIRSARAQTRILLIEPNVHPVPEVTHTVGESTVEVSAHYLRDRLGLGQHLGEAHIRKMGLRMFFSQNGNTDIAARMEVGSSSFVPQVTYQIDRGRLENELYRRCVAAGIDTARGRVRAVDFGADRHVVSVQGDDANASITARWVVDASGRNRVLPRQLELKRANQHHCNAVWFRVATEIDVGQWSQDPAWQGRLVEGDRALSTNHLMGEGYWVWLIRLGSGATSVGIVADPAFHAFGDFNTLDKAKGWLREHEPQCAAVLAEHDHEIRDFRVMKNYSHGAAKVFDGAHRWCVTGDAGIFLDPLYSSGLDLVAIGNGLITDMVVRELDGEDVAARAQISDSLFRSLTEMWLAVYQDQYSLMGTPAVMAAKIIWDVAFYWGFIGLLYINDRFVGVTDDPGFVPHLDGLIALSNRMQRFFREWAAVAEKSAAVPFVDLYAPLNFMATLHTAMMGPSQDFTAQFETNARLLRHVAGQLVEAVLEEKVHRFDDDAMVRQVQAWQRDPLLRELRRIHRAESAANPLSRSWIVATVPALAPS; from the coding sequence ATGAACGTGCCTGACCAGGTCGCGAAGCTGGACGCGACCGCCCGAGCGGCCCTGGTCCGCCGGATCAGAAGCCAGTTGGTCGAATCCCCGGCTCCCGCAGTGGATCACGACGTGATCATCGTGGGTGGCGGCATCGCGGCACTGACGCTCGCGTTGGAGATCCGCAGTGCGCGCGCCCAAACCCGGATTCTGCTCATCGAACCGAACGTGCACCCGGTCCCGGAGGTCACCCACACCGTCGGCGAGTCGACGGTGGAGGTGTCGGCGCACTACCTCCGGGACCGCCTCGGCCTGGGCCAACACCTGGGCGAGGCGCACATCCGCAAGATGGGTCTTCGGATGTTCTTCTCCCAGAACGGGAACACCGATATCGCCGCCCGAATGGAGGTGGGTAGTTCCTCGTTCGTCCCGCAGGTCACCTACCAGATCGACCGCGGCAGGTTGGAGAACGAACTCTATCGGCGCTGCGTGGCCGCAGGCATCGACACCGCTCGTGGCCGGGTCCGCGCCGTGGACTTCGGCGCGGACCGACACGTTGTCTCCGTCCAGGGCGACGACGCGAATGCGTCGATCACCGCGCGGTGGGTCGTGGACGCGTCGGGCCGGAATCGGGTGCTGCCGCGGCAGCTGGAACTCAAGCGCGCGAACCAGCACCATTGCAACGCCGTCTGGTTTCGGGTCGCGACCGAGATCGACGTCGGCCAGTGGAGCCAGGACCCGGCGTGGCAGGGCCGGCTCGTCGAGGGGGACCGCGCCCTGTCCACCAATCACCTGATGGGTGAGGGTTATTGGGTCTGGCTCATCCGGTTGGGCTCGGGCGCGACCAGCGTGGGCATCGTGGCCGACCCCGCATTCCATGCGTTCGGTGACTTCAACACGCTGGACAAGGCCAAGGGGTGGCTGCGCGAGCATGAGCCGCAGTGCGCTGCTGTCCTCGCCGAACACGACCACGAGATCCGCGACTTCCGCGTCATGAAGAACTACAGCCACGGCGCGGCGAAGGTCTTCGACGGTGCGCACCGTTGGTGCGTGACCGGCGACGCCGGAATCTTCCTCGACCCGCTGTATTCCTCGGGGCTGGACCTCGTGGCCATCGGCAACGGTCTGATCACCGACATGGTGGTGCGCGAACTCGACGGCGAGGATGTCGCGGCGCGGGCCCAGATCAGCGATTCGCTCTTCCGCTCGTTGACCGAGATGTGGCTGGCGGTCTACCAGGACCAATACTCGCTGATGGGTACGCCGGCGGTGATGGCGGCGAAGATCATCTGGGATGTCGCCTTCTACTGGGGATTCATCGGTCTGCTCTACATCAACGACCGATTCGTGGGCGTCACCGACGATCCCGGATTCGTGCCGCACCTCGACGGTCTCATCGCCCTGAGCAACCGGATGCAGCGCTTCTTCCGGGAGTGGGCTGCGGTCGCGGAGAAGTCGGCCGCGGTGCCGTTCGTCGACTTGTACGCGCCGTTGAACTTCATGGCCACGCTGCACACCGCGATGATGGGCCCCAGCCAGGACTTCACCGCGCAGTTCGAGACCAACGCCCGCCTGCTGCGCCACGTGGCGGGCCAACTTGTCGAGGCCGTGCTCGAGGAGAAGGTCCACCGGTTCGACGACGACGCCATGGTGCGGCAGGTCCAGGCGTGGCAGCGTGACCCGCTGCTGCGCGAACTGCGCCGAATCCACCGCGCGGAATCGGCCGCCAACCCCCTCAGCAGGAGTTGGATCGTCGCCACCGTGCCCGCGCTGGCACCGAGCTGA
- a CDS encoding cation:proton antiporter — protein sequence MPTETAIHFFLQLTVILAACRFAGLAAQRIGQPQVVGEMIAGVALGPSLLGRVAPDLQQALFPSGVSNVVLYTTAQIGLVLYMFVVGLNFDINHVKQRAGTAAAVSMTGTFAPLALGALAAIPLLSAGGFFGTGVSLGMAMMFLGASVAITAFPMLARIIFEKGLAGTPLGTLALACGATSDAISWCVLATVLAVHRNSPEMAVVAIVGGLLYTVAVLTFGRRAFVRLGAVSEERQSIPTPVLSTVLILLVACSWVTDTIGIYAIFGAFILGVAMPSGFFARRLTEKLEPLTTTLLLPLFFVYSGLNTEIGLVNTPALWAVTLGLLVVAVAGKGIACAVAARVSGVSARESVALGSLMNARGLIELILLNIGLEAGIITPTLFTILVLVAIITTLMASPIFEAVYGRHRTEEPSVPAEEGYPYERA from the coding sequence ATGCCCACCGAGACCGCCATCCATTTCTTCCTGCAACTGACCGTCATCCTGGCCGCGTGCCGATTCGCCGGATTGGCGGCGCAGCGTATCGGGCAACCGCAGGTCGTCGGCGAGATGATCGCGGGCGTCGCGCTCGGCCCGTCGCTGCTGGGCCGGGTCGCGCCCGATCTGCAACAGGCCCTGTTTCCGTCCGGGGTGAGCAACGTCGTGCTCTACACCACGGCGCAGATCGGCCTGGTGCTCTACATGTTCGTCGTCGGTCTCAACTTCGACATCAACCACGTCAAGCAGCGAGCCGGTACCGCCGCGGCGGTGTCGATGACCGGAACCTTTGCCCCGCTTGCGCTGGGTGCGCTCGCCGCCATTCCGCTGCTGTCGGCCGGCGGGTTCTTCGGCACCGGAGTCAGTCTCGGTATGGCGATGATGTTCCTGGGCGCTTCGGTCGCGATCACCGCTTTCCCCATGTTGGCCCGGATCATCTTCGAAAAGGGGCTCGCCGGAACCCCGTTGGGGACCCTTGCGCTGGCCTGCGGGGCGACTTCGGATGCGATCTCGTGGTGCGTGCTGGCGACCGTGCTGGCCGTCCATCGGAACAGTCCCGAGATGGCGGTGGTCGCGATCGTCGGCGGCCTGCTCTACACGGTCGCGGTGCTGACGTTCGGACGTCGGGCCTTCGTGCGGCTCGGCGCGGTCTCGGAGGAACGGCAGAGCATCCCGACCCCGGTGCTCAGCACCGTGCTGATCCTGCTGGTGGCGTGCTCGTGGGTCACCGACACGATCGGCATCTACGCGATCTTCGGCGCCTTCATCCTCGGGGTCGCGATGCCGTCCGGCTTCTTCGCGCGGCGTCTCACCGAGAAGCTGGAACCGCTCACCACGACATTGCTGTTGCCGCTGTTCTTCGTCTACTCGGGCCTGAACACCGAGATCGGTTTGGTCAACACGCCGGCCTTGTGGGCGGTGACCCTGGGTCTGCTGGTCGTCGCGGTCGCGGGGAAGGGGATCGCGTGCGCGGTGGCCGCGCGCGTGAGCGGGGTTTCGGCCCGCGAGTCGGTGGCGCTGGGTTCGCTGATGAACGCCCGCGGGCTGATCGAGCTCATCCTGCTCAACATCGGCTTGGAGGCGGGCATCATCACCCCCACGCTGTTCACCATTTTGGTGTTGGTCGCCATCATCACGACGCTGATGGCCTCGCCCATATTCGAGGCCGTGTACGGCCGTCACCGCACCGAAGAGCCCTCGGTGCCGGCTGAAGAAGGGTATCCGTATGAACGTGCCTGA
- the surE gene encoding 5'/3'-nucleotidase SurE, with amino-acid sequence MRRALITNDDGIDSPGLHALAEAARDAGLEVIVAAPVEQASGASAALSAVRRDGRTVVERRELPGLGGVDAWAVHAQPGHIVAAALNGWFDPPPDLVLSGINHGANVGRAVLYSGTVGAALTAKIHGARALAVSLDVALHPSGERHWDTAAGLVAPVLELLLEAPEHTVLSLNVPDRPAAELGPLRHARLASGGVVQARVDEIRDGDLHLGEFEVSEEPEPGTDSALLIAGHPTLTALRSVDADDGDLVQQWLGSLHHS; translated from the coding sequence GTGCGTCGCGCACTGATCACCAACGACGACGGGATCGACTCGCCAGGCCTACATGCGCTGGCCGAAGCGGCTCGAGACGCGGGGTTGGAGGTGATCGTGGCGGCCCCCGTAGAGCAGGCCAGCGGTGCGAGCGCGGCGCTGAGCGCGGTCCGCCGGGACGGCCGCACCGTCGTCGAGCGCCGGGAGCTGCCCGGACTCGGCGGCGTCGACGCATGGGCCGTGCACGCTCAGCCCGGACACATCGTCGCCGCCGCGCTCAACGGCTGGTTCGATCCGCCCCCGGACCTCGTCCTGTCCGGCATCAACCACGGCGCGAATGTCGGTCGGGCCGTGCTGTATTCGGGCACGGTGGGGGCCGCGCTCACCGCGAAGATCCACGGCGCTCGAGCGCTGGCGGTGTCCCTGGATGTGGCACTGCACCCCTCGGGCGAGCGGCACTGGGACACCGCCGCCGGTCTGGTGGCGCCGGTGTTGGAGCTGCTGCTCGAGGCGCCCGAGCACACGGTCCTGTCCCTCAACGTCCCCGATCGGCCTGCGGCCGAGCTTGGCCCGCTACGCCACGCACGGCTGGCCAGCGGCGGGGTGGTGCAGGCGCGCGTCGACGAGATCCGCGACGGCGACCTGCATCTGGGCGAGTTCGAAGTCTCCGAAGAGCCAGAGCCGGGCACCGACAGCGCGCTGCTGATCGCCGGGCACCCCACGCTGACAGCGCTGCGGTCCGTCGATGCCGATGACGGCGACCTCGTGCAGCAGTGGCTGGGCTCGCTACACCATTCGTAA
- the arr gene encoding NAD(+)--rifampin ADP-ribosyltransferase translates to MTATPEHFLIHESGAYLHGTKVDLKVGDFLVPGRPSNYEAGRISNHVYMTKVLAGAVLAAEMALGPGRGHVYIVEPQGSVEDDPNVTDKKFPGNPTHSYRSREPVQIVGEITDWVGHSPEYLQAFREGLDDLRRKGLAVIYD, encoded by the coding sequence ATGACGGCTACGCCGGAACATTTTCTGATACACGAGTCGGGCGCGTATCTGCACGGCACGAAAGTCGACCTCAAGGTGGGTGACTTCTTGGTGCCCGGCCGACCGTCGAACTACGAGGCCGGTCGCATCTCCAACCACGTCTACATGACCAAGGTGTTGGCCGGTGCGGTGCTGGCGGCCGAGATGGCGCTCGGGCCGGGGCGGGGGCACGTGTACATCGTTGAGCCGCAAGGGTCCGTCGAGGACGACCCGAATGTCACGGACAAGAAATTTCCGGGGAATCCGACGCACTCGTACCGCAGCCGGGAGCCGGTGCAGATCGTTGGGGAGATCACCGATTGGGTGGGGCACTCACCGGAGTACTTGCAGGCGTTCCGCGAAGGGTTGGACGACTTGCGGCGCAAGGGGCTCGCCGTCATCTACGACTGA
- a CDS encoding TetR/AcrR family transcriptional regulator, whose translation MAVGRPREFDPEQVEDAAMRLFWERGFDAVSISDVTAATGVNRRSIYAEFESKEKLFARALRRYLAGPSAYLDDALTRPTARDVAEAMVHGAADTVSGDIHGCLTVGAAPGLAELRETTVQRLAERFDTAAADGELSGVDTLLLARWIAVVCQGIAVQARSGASRTDLHAVADLALTGWPQ comes from the coding sequence ATGGCGGTGGGTCGGCCCCGGGAGTTCGACCCCGAGCAGGTCGAAGACGCGGCGATGAGGCTGTTCTGGGAGCGCGGCTTCGACGCGGTGTCGATCTCCGACGTGACCGCCGCGACCGGGGTGAATCGGCGCAGCATCTACGCCGAGTTCGAGTCCAAGGAGAAGCTGTTCGCTCGGGCCCTGCGGCGCTACCTCGCCGGACCGAGTGCCTATCTGGACGACGCCCTGACCCGGCCGACGGCGCGCGATGTCGCGGAGGCGATGGTGCACGGCGCGGCCGACACGGTCAGCGGCGACATCCACGGTTGCCTGACCGTCGGTGCGGCCCCCGGCCTGGCCGAGCTTCGCGAGACGACGGTGCAGCGACTCGCCGAACGGTTCGACACTGCGGCGGCCGACGGCGAGTTGTCGGGCGTGGACACCCTGTTGTTGGCCCGCTGGATCGCCGTCGTGTGCCAGGGAATCGCCGTGCAGGCCCGCAGCGGGGCGAGCCGGACAGACCTGCACGCCGTCGCCGACCTGGCGTTGACGGGTTGGCCGCAATAG